Proteins encoded by one window of Nasonia vitripennis strain AsymCx chromosome 5, Nvit_psr_1.1, whole genome shotgun sequence:
- the LOC100122505 gene encoding alaserpin isoform X7 codes for MRTPTVILALALCVTCTMAEDKAAEPLKAVSEGTGHFATNFFKQVSAENKGKNLISSPLSAHVVLSMAAFGAGGNTAVQMRQSLHMPADDVVSKQGFENLIDTLNNVENVTLEVANKMYLANNLKLKSDYKSLTSGTFRSEATEIDTSKPAESAKVVNDWVDERTHHKIKDIVKEDDITSDTRMLLLNAVYFKGKWAKEFKKEGTQDKIFHVDAKTEKKVPTMFASGSYVYGELPDLKAKFVELPYENKDLKMVIIVPDEIEGLSAIQENLESFNHTRLAEAGSEREVQLYIPKFKIESTIDLKKPLEALGMTDMFSNAANFTGISDEPLKVGKVLQKAFIEVNEEGSEAAAVTAMIMMPMSLPIFIPRPPKIIADRPFLFQIVDNRTNVNLFVGFVLHP; via the exons CTACAGTTATCTTGGCGTTAGCGCTGTGCGTGACCTGCACAATGGCCGAGGACAAGGCAGCTGAGCCGCTCAAGGCGGTCTCCGAAGGCACCGGACACTTTGCCACGAATTTCTTCAAG CAAGTGTCGGCGGAGAACAAGGGTAAGAACCTCATCAGCTCACCTCTGAGCGCCCACGTTGTCCTGTCGATGGCCGCCTTCGGGGCCGGTGGTAACACCGCCGTCCAGATGCGCCAGTCCCTTCACATGCCCGCCGACGACGTCGTCTCCAAGCAAGGATTCGAGAACCTCATCGACACCCTCAAC AACGTTGAGAACGTAACCCTGGAGGTCGCGAACAAGATGTACCTCGCCAACAACCTGAAGCTCAAGTCCGACTACAAGTCGCTGACCAGCGGAACCTTCCGCTCGGAAGCCACTGAGATCGACACCAGCAAGCCCGCCGAGTCCGCCAAGGTGGTCAACGACTGGGTTGACGAGAGGACCCACCACAAGATCAAGGACATCGTCAAGGAAG ATGACATCACCAGCGACACCCGCATGCTCCTGCTGAACGCCGTCTACTTCAAGGGAAAGTGGGCCAAGGAATTCAAGAAAGAGGGCACCCAGGACAAAATCTTCCACGTCGACGCCAAGACCGAGAAGAAGGTCCCCACCATGTTCGCCTCCGGCAGCTACGTCTACGGTGAACTTCCCGATCTCAAGGCCAAGTTCGTCGAGCTCCCGTACGAG AACAAAGACTTGAAGATGGTCATCATCGTGCCCGACGAGATCGAGGGCCTGAGCGCCATCCAGGAGAACCTCGAGTCCTTCAACCACACCCGTCTCGCCGAGGCCGGCTCCGAGCGCGAGGTCCAGCTCTACATCCCCAAGTTCAAGATCGAGAGCACCATCGATCTCAAGAAGCCCCTGGAAGCC CTCGGCATGACTGACATGTTCAGCAACGCCGCCAACTTCACCGGCATCTCCGACGAGCCACTCAAAGTAGGCAAGGTCCTTCAGAAGGCTTTCATCGAAGTGAACGAGGAGGGCAGCGAAGCCGCAGCCGTCACGG caatgataatgatgCCGATGTCTCTTCCAATTTTCATACCAAGACCACCAAAAATTATAGCCGACAGACCATTCTTGTTTCAAATAGTTGACAATCGGACTAATGTCAATCTATTCGTAGGATTCGTCCTTCACCCGTAG
- the LOC100122505 gene encoding serine protease inhibitor 3/4 isoform X16, with protein MRTPTVILALALCVTCTMAEDKAAEPLKAVSEGTGHFATNFFKQVSAENKGKNLISSPLSAHVVLSMAAFGAGGNTAVQMRQSLHMPADDVVSKQGFENLIDTLNNVENVTLEVANKMYLANNLKLKSDYKSLTSGTFRSEATEIDTSKPAESAKVVNDWVDERTHHKIKDIVKEDDITSDTRMLLLNAVYFKGKWAKEFKKEGTQDKIFHVDAKTEKKVPTMFASGSYVYGELPDLKAKFVELPYENKDLKMVIIVPDEIEGLSAIQENLESFNHTRLAEAGSEREVQLYIPKFKIESTIDLKKPLEALGMTDMFSNAANFTGISDEPLKVGKVLQKAFIEVNEEGSEAAAVTDVGIITDSIVRTYDFEADRSFLYIIEDTRNNIVLFEGLVRDPTL; from the exons CTACAGTTATCTTGGCGTTAGCGCTGTGCGTGACCTGCACAATGGCCGAGGACAAGGCAGCTGAGCCGCTCAAGGCGGTCTCCGAAGGCACCGGACACTTTGCCACGAATTTCTTCAAG CAAGTGTCGGCGGAGAACAAGGGTAAGAACCTCATCAGCTCACCTCTGAGCGCCCACGTTGTCCTGTCGATGGCCGCCTTCGGGGCCGGTGGTAACACCGCCGTCCAGATGCGCCAGTCCCTTCACATGCCCGCCGACGACGTCGTCTCCAAGCAAGGATTCGAGAACCTCATCGACACCCTCAAC AACGTTGAGAACGTAACCCTGGAGGTCGCGAACAAGATGTACCTCGCCAACAACCTGAAGCTCAAGTCCGACTACAAGTCGCTGACCAGCGGAACCTTCCGCTCGGAAGCCACTGAGATCGACACCAGCAAGCCCGCCGAGTCCGCCAAGGTGGTCAACGACTGGGTTGACGAGAGGACCCACCACAAGATCAAGGACATCGTCAAGGAAG ATGACATCACCAGCGACACCCGCATGCTCCTGCTGAACGCCGTCTACTTCAAGGGAAAGTGGGCCAAGGAATTCAAGAAAGAGGGCACCCAGGACAAAATCTTCCACGTCGACGCCAAGACCGAGAAGAAGGTCCCCACCATGTTCGCCTCCGGCAGCTACGTCTACGGTGAACTTCCCGATCTCAAGGCCAAGTTCGTCGAGCTCCCGTACGAG AACAAAGACTTGAAGATGGTCATCATCGTGCCCGACGAGATCGAGGGCCTGAGCGCCATCCAGGAGAACCTCGAGTCCTTCAACCACACCCGTCTCGCCGAGGCCGGCTCCGAGCGCGAGGTCCAGCTCTACATCCCCAAGTTCAAGATCGAGAGCACCATCGATCTCAAGAAGCCCCTGGAAGCC CTCGGCATGACTGACATGTTCAGCAACGCCGCCAACTTCACCGGCATCTCCGACGAGCCACTCAAAGTAGGCAAGGTCCTTCAGAAGGCTTTCATCGAAGTGAACGAGGAGGGCAGCGAAGCCGCAGCCGTCACGG aTGTGGGAATCATAACCGATTCCATCGTCAGAACCTATGATTTCGAAGCAGATAGGTCGTTCCTGTACATAATCGAAGACACTCGCAACAATATCGTTCTGTTCGAAGGTCTCGTGCGAGACCCGACTCTCTGa
- the LOC100122505 gene encoding antichymotrypsin-2 isoform X18, with the protein MRTPTVILALALCVTCTMAEDKAAEPLKAVSEGTGHFATNFFKQVSAENKGKNLISSPLSAHVVLSMAAFGAGGNTAVQMRQSLHMPADDVVSKQGFENLIDTLNNVENVTLEVANKMYLANNLKLKSDYKSLTSGTFRSEATEIDTSKPAESAKVVNDWVDERTHHKIKDIVKEDDITSDTRMLLLNAVYFKGKWAKEFKKEGTQDKIFHVDAKTEKKVPTMFASGSYVYGELPDLKAKFVELPYENKDLKMVIIVPDEIEGLSAIQENLESFNHTRLAEAGSEREVQLYIPKFKIESTIDLKKPLEALGMTDMFSNAANFTGISDEPLKVGKVLQKAFIEVNEEGSEAAAVTVYRAVVRKSRPKKKKIEVNRPFYYMIRDNSVSLFIGQITIP; encoded by the exons CTACAGTTATCTTGGCGTTAGCGCTGTGCGTGACCTGCACAATGGCCGAGGACAAGGCAGCTGAGCCGCTCAAGGCGGTCTCCGAAGGCACCGGACACTTTGCCACGAATTTCTTCAAG CAAGTGTCGGCGGAGAACAAGGGTAAGAACCTCATCAGCTCACCTCTGAGCGCCCACGTTGTCCTGTCGATGGCCGCCTTCGGGGCCGGTGGTAACACCGCCGTCCAGATGCGCCAGTCCCTTCACATGCCCGCCGACGACGTCGTCTCCAAGCAAGGATTCGAGAACCTCATCGACACCCTCAAC AACGTTGAGAACGTAACCCTGGAGGTCGCGAACAAGATGTACCTCGCCAACAACCTGAAGCTCAAGTCCGACTACAAGTCGCTGACCAGCGGAACCTTCCGCTCGGAAGCCACTGAGATCGACACCAGCAAGCCCGCCGAGTCCGCCAAGGTGGTCAACGACTGGGTTGACGAGAGGACCCACCACAAGATCAAGGACATCGTCAAGGAAG ATGACATCACCAGCGACACCCGCATGCTCCTGCTGAACGCCGTCTACTTCAAGGGAAAGTGGGCCAAGGAATTCAAGAAAGAGGGCACCCAGGACAAAATCTTCCACGTCGACGCCAAGACCGAGAAGAAGGTCCCCACCATGTTCGCCTCCGGCAGCTACGTCTACGGTGAACTTCCCGATCTCAAGGCCAAGTTCGTCGAGCTCCCGTACGAG AACAAAGACTTGAAGATGGTCATCATCGTGCCCGACGAGATCGAGGGCCTGAGCGCCATCCAGGAGAACCTCGAGTCCTTCAACCACACCCGTCTCGCCGAGGCCGGCTCCGAGCGCGAGGTCCAGCTCTACATCCCCAAGTTCAAGATCGAGAGCACCATCGATCTCAAGAAGCCCCTGGAAGCC CTCGGCATGACTGACATGTTCAGCAACGCCGCCAACTTCACCGGCATCTCCGACGAGCCACTCAAAGTAGGCAAGGTCCTTCAGAAGGCTTTCATCGAAGTGAACGAGGAGGGCAGCGAAGCCGCAGCCGTCACGG TTTATAGGGCAGTTGTACGTAAGAGTCgaccgaaaaaaaagaagattgAAGTGAACAGacctttttattatatgatcCGTGACAACagtgtttctctttttattgGACAGATTACAATACCATAA
- the LOC100122505 gene encoding antichymotrypsin-2 isoform X10 — MRTPTVILALALCVTCTMAEDKAAEPLKAVSEGTGHFATNFFKQVSAENKGKNLISSPLSAHVVLSMAAFGAGGNTAVQMRQSLHMPADDVVSKQGFENLIDTLNNVENVTLEVANKMYLANNLKLKSDYKSLTSGTFRSEATEIDTSKPAESAKVVNDWVDERTHHKIKDIVKEDDITSDTRMLLLNAVYFKGKWAKEFKKEGTQDKIFHVDAKTEKKVPTMFASGSYVYGELPDLKAKFVELPYENKDLKMVIIVPDEIEGLSAIQENLESFNHTRLAEAGSEREVQLYIPKFKIESTIDLKKPLEALGMTDMFSNAANFTGISDEPLKVGKVLQKAFIEVNEEGSEAAAVTVSEIVLFSLPITIDFVADRPFYYEIVKQANDKEKITLFSGLVRTL; from the exons CTACAGTTATCTTGGCGTTAGCGCTGTGCGTGACCTGCACAATGGCCGAGGACAAGGCAGCTGAGCCGCTCAAGGCGGTCTCCGAAGGCACCGGACACTTTGCCACGAATTTCTTCAAG CAAGTGTCGGCGGAGAACAAGGGTAAGAACCTCATCAGCTCACCTCTGAGCGCCCACGTTGTCCTGTCGATGGCCGCCTTCGGGGCCGGTGGTAACACCGCCGTCCAGATGCGCCAGTCCCTTCACATGCCCGCCGACGACGTCGTCTCCAAGCAAGGATTCGAGAACCTCATCGACACCCTCAAC AACGTTGAGAACGTAACCCTGGAGGTCGCGAACAAGATGTACCTCGCCAACAACCTGAAGCTCAAGTCCGACTACAAGTCGCTGACCAGCGGAACCTTCCGCTCGGAAGCCACTGAGATCGACACCAGCAAGCCCGCCGAGTCCGCCAAGGTGGTCAACGACTGGGTTGACGAGAGGACCCACCACAAGATCAAGGACATCGTCAAGGAAG ATGACATCACCAGCGACACCCGCATGCTCCTGCTGAACGCCGTCTACTTCAAGGGAAAGTGGGCCAAGGAATTCAAGAAAGAGGGCACCCAGGACAAAATCTTCCACGTCGACGCCAAGACCGAGAAGAAGGTCCCCACCATGTTCGCCTCCGGCAGCTACGTCTACGGTGAACTTCCCGATCTCAAGGCCAAGTTCGTCGAGCTCCCGTACGAG AACAAAGACTTGAAGATGGTCATCATCGTGCCCGACGAGATCGAGGGCCTGAGCGCCATCCAGGAGAACCTCGAGTCCTTCAACCACACCCGTCTCGCCGAGGCCGGCTCCGAGCGCGAGGTCCAGCTCTACATCCCCAAGTTCAAGATCGAGAGCACCATCGATCTCAAGAAGCCCCTGGAAGCC CTCGGCATGACTGACATGTTCAGCAACGCCGCCAACTTCACCGGCATCTCCGACGAGCCACTCAAAGTAGGCAAGGTCCTTCAGAAGGCTTTCATCGAAGTGAACGAGGAGGGCAGCGAAGCCGCAGCCGTCACGG TATCCGAGATCGTACTATTCTCGCTACCCATAACTATCGATTTCGTCGCCGATCGTCCGTTCTACTATGAAATCGTAAAACAGGCGAACGACAAGGAAAAAATCACGTTATTTTCCGGACTGGTCAGAACGCTATAA
- the LOC100122505 gene encoding ovalbumin-related protein X isoform X15: MRTPTVILALALCVTCTMAEDKAAEPLKAVSEGTGHFATNFFKQVSAENKGKNLISSPLSAHVVLSMAAFGAGGNTAVQMRQSLHMPADDVVSKQGFENLIDTLNNVENVTLEVANKMYLANNLKLKSDYKSLTSGTFRSEATEIDTSKPAESAKVVNDWVDERTHHKIKDIVKEDDITSDTRMLLLNAVYFKGKWAKEFKKEGTQDKIFHVDAKTEKKVPTMFASGSYVYGELPDLKAKFVELPYENKDLKMVIIVPDEIEGLSAIQENLESFNHTRLAEAGSEREVQLYIPKFKIESTIDLKKPLEALGMTDMFSNAANFTGISDEPLKVGKVLQKAFIEVNEEGSEAAAVTDTEIDIRFGEEDPDLLYADRPFVYIIAKKDLNVFVGSVADPTAE, translated from the exons CTACAGTTATCTTGGCGTTAGCGCTGTGCGTGACCTGCACAATGGCCGAGGACAAGGCAGCTGAGCCGCTCAAGGCGGTCTCCGAAGGCACCGGACACTTTGCCACGAATTTCTTCAAG CAAGTGTCGGCGGAGAACAAGGGTAAGAACCTCATCAGCTCACCTCTGAGCGCCCACGTTGTCCTGTCGATGGCCGCCTTCGGGGCCGGTGGTAACACCGCCGTCCAGATGCGCCAGTCCCTTCACATGCCCGCCGACGACGTCGTCTCCAAGCAAGGATTCGAGAACCTCATCGACACCCTCAAC AACGTTGAGAACGTAACCCTGGAGGTCGCGAACAAGATGTACCTCGCCAACAACCTGAAGCTCAAGTCCGACTACAAGTCGCTGACCAGCGGAACCTTCCGCTCGGAAGCCACTGAGATCGACACCAGCAAGCCCGCCGAGTCCGCCAAGGTGGTCAACGACTGGGTTGACGAGAGGACCCACCACAAGATCAAGGACATCGTCAAGGAAG ATGACATCACCAGCGACACCCGCATGCTCCTGCTGAACGCCGTCTACTTCAAGGGAAAGTGGGCCAAGGAATTCAAGAAAGAGGGCACCCAGGACAAAATCTTCCACGTCGACGCCAAGACCGAGAAGAAGGTCCCCACCATGTTCGCCTCCGGCAGCTACGTCTACGGTGAACTTCCCGATCTCAAGGCCAAGTTCGTCGAGCTCCCGTACGAG AACAAAGACTTGAAGATGGTCATCATCGTGCCCGACGAGATCGAGGGCCTGAGCGCCATCCAGGAGAACCTCGAGTCCTTCAACCACACCCGTCTCGCCGAGGCCGGCTCCGAGCGCGAGGTCCAGCTCTACATCCCCAAGTTCAAGATCGAGAGCACCATCGATCTCAAGAAGCCCCTGGAAGCC CTCGGCATGACTGACATGTTCAGCAACGCCGCCAACTTCACCGGCATCTCCGACGAGCCACTCAAAGTAGGCAAGGTCCTTCAGAAGGCTTTCATCGAAGTGAACGAGGAGGGCAGCGAAGCCGCAGCCGTCACGG ACACTGAAATCGACATAAGATTCGGTGAAGAAGACCCCGACCTCCTTTACGCCGACCGACCATTTGTTTACATCATCGCGAAGAAGGACCTGAACGTATTTGTCGGAAGTGTCGCTGACCCGACCGCCgaataa
- the LOC100122505 gene encoding antichymotrypsin-2 isoform X12 gives MRTPTVILALALCVTCTMAEDKAAEPLKAVSEGTGHFATNFFKQVSAENKGKNLISSPLSAHVVLSMAAFGAGGNTAVQMRQSLHMPADDVVSKQGFENLIDTLNNVENVTLEVANKMYLANNLKLKSDYKSLTSGTFRSEATEIDTSKPAESAKVVNDWVDERTHHKIKDIVKEDDITSDTRMLLLNAVYFKGKWAKEFKKEGTQDKIFHVDAKTEKKVPTMFASGSYVYGELPDLKAKFVELPYENKDLKMVIIVPDEIEGLSAIQENLESFNHTRLAEAGSEREVQLYIPKFKIESTIDLKKPLEALGMTDMFSNAANFTGISDEPLKVGKVLQKAFIEVNEEGSEAAAVTAMIMVMKMAIISAEPIEFRADRQFYYMIKLRDVILFQGYVGEPTL, from the exons CTACAGTTATCTTGGCGTTAGCGCTGTGCGTGACCTGCACAATGGCCGAGGACAAGGCAGCTGAGCCGCTCAAGGCGGTCTCCGAAGGCACCGGACACTTTGCCACGAATTTCTTCAAG CAAGTGTCGGCGGAGAACAAGGGTAAGAACCTCATCAGCTCACCTCTGAGCGCCCACGTTGTCCTGTCGATGGCCGCCTTCGGGGCCGGTGGTAACACCGCCGTCCAGATGCGCCAGTCCCTTCACATGCCCGCCGACGACGTCGTCTCCAAGCAAGGATTCGAGAACCTCATCGACACCCTCAAC AACGTTGAGAACGTAACCCTGGAGGTCGCGAACAAGATGTACCTCGCCAACAACCTGAAGCTCAAGTCCGACTACAAGTCGCTGACCAGCGGAACCTTCCGCTCGGAAGCCACTGAGATCGACACCAGCAAGCCCGCCGAGTCCGCCAAGGTGGTCAACGACTGGGTTGACGAGAGGACCCACCACAAGATCAAGGACATCGTCAAGGAAG ATGACATCACCAGCGACACCCGCATGCTCCTGCTGAACGCCGTCTACTTCAAGGGAAAGTGGGCCAAGGAATTCAAGAAAGAGGGCACCCAGGACAAAATCTTCCACGTCGACGCCAAGACCGAGAAGAAGGTCCCCACCATGTTCGCCTCCGGCAGCTACGTCTACGGTGAACTTCCCGATCTCAAGGCCAAGTTCGTCGAGCTCCCGTACGAG AACAAAGACTTGAAGATGGTCATCATCGTGCCCGACGAGATCGAGGGCCTGAGCGCCATCCAGGAGAACCTCGAGTCCTTCAACCACACCCGTCTCGCCGAGGCCGGCTCCGAGCGCGAGGTCCAGCTCTACATCCCCAAGTTCAAGATCGAGAGCACCATCGATCTCAAGAAGCCCCTGGAAGCC CTCGGCATGACTGACATGTTCAGCAACGCCGCCAACTTCACCGGCATCTCCGACGAGCCACTCAAAGTAGGCAAGGTCCTTCAGAAGGCTTTCATCGAAGTGAACGAGGAGGGCAGCGAAGCCGCAGCCGTCACGG CAATGATCATGGTTATGAAGATGGCTATCATCAGTGCAGAACCGATCGAATTTCGGGCCGATAGACAATTTTACTACATGATTAAATTACGTGACGTTATCCTGTTCCAGGGATATGTTGGCGAACCAACATTGTGA
- the LOC100122505 gene encoding antichymotrypsin-2 isoform X8, whose product MRTPTVILALALCVTCTMAEDKAAEPLKAVSEGTGHFATNFFKQVSAENKGKNLISSPLSAHVVLSMAAFGAGGNTAVQMRQSLHMPADDVVSKQGFENLIDTLNNVENVTLEVANKMYLANNLKLKSDYKSLTSGTFRSEATEIDTSKPAESAKVVNDWVDERTHHKIKDIVKEDDITSDTRMLLLNAVYFKGKWAKEFKKEGTQDKIFHVDAKTEKKVPTMFASGSYVYGELPDLKAKFVELPYENKDLKMVIIVPDEIEGLSAIQENLESFNHTRLAEAGSEREVQLYIPKFKIESTIDLKKPLEALGMTDMFSNAANFTGISDEPLKVGKVLQKAFIEVNEEGSEAAAVTELEAAPASAQIIFDPPTLVKLDRPFFFALCSEKTNVLLFSGQVFAP is encoded by the exons CTACAGTTATCTTGGCGTTAGCGCTGTGCGTGACCTGCACAATGGCCGAGGACAAGGCAGCTGAGCCGCTCAAGGCGGTCTCCGAAGGCACCGGACACTTTGCCACGAATTTCTTCAAG CAAGTGTCGGCGGAGAACAAGGGTAAGAACCTCATCAGCTCACCTCTGAGCGCCCACGTTGTCCTGTCGATGGCCGCCTTCGGGGCCGGTGGTAACACCGCCGTCCAGATGCGCCAGTCCCTTCACATGCCCGCCGACGACGTCGTCTCCAAGCAAGGATTCGAGAACCTCATCGACACCCTCAAC AACGTTGAGAACGTAACCCTGGAGGTCGCGAACAAGATGTACCTCGCCAACAACCTGAAGCTCAAGTCCGACTACAAGTCGCTGACCAGCGGAACCTTCCGCTCGGAAGCCACTGAGATCGACACCAGCAAGCCCGCCGAGTCCGCCAAGGTGGTCAACGACTGGGTTGACGAGAGGACCCACCACAAGATCAAGGACATCGTCAAGGAAG ATGACATCACCAGCGACACCCGCATGCTCCTGCTGAACGCCGTCTACTTCAAGGGAAAGTGGGCCAAGGAATTCAAGAAAGAGGGCACCCAGGACAAAATCTTCCACGTCGACGCCAAGACCGAGAAGAAGGTCCCCACCATGTTCGCCTCCGGCAGCTACGTCTACGGTGAACTTCCCGATCTCAAGGCCAAGTTCGTCGAGCTCCCGTACGAG AACAAAGACTTGAAGATGGTCATCATCGTGCCCGACGAGATCGAGGGCCTGAGCGCCATCCAGGAGAACCTCGAGTCCTTCAACCACACCCGTCTCGCCGAGGCCGGCTCCGAGCGCGAGGTCCAGCTCTACATCCCCAAGTTCAAGATCGAGAGCACCATCGATCTCAAGAAGCCCCTGGAAGCC CTCGGCATGACTGACATGTTCAGCAACGCCGCCAACTTCACCGGCATCTCCGACGAGCCACTCAAAGTAGGCAAGGTCCTTCAGAAGGCTTTCATCGAAGTGAACGAGGAGGGCAGCGAAGCCGCAGCCGTCACGG AATTAGAAGCAGCGCCTGCTAGTGCTCAAATAATATTCGATCCTCCAACTCTGGTAAAGCTGGATAGACCGTTTTTCTTCGCGCTGTGCAgtgaaaaaacaaatgttcTTCTCTTCAGCGGACAAGTCTTTGCTCCATAA
- the LOC100122505 gene encoding alaserpin isoform X11: MRTPTVILALALCVTCTMAEDKAAEPLKAVSEGTGHFATNFFKQVSAENKGKNLISSPLSAHVVLSMAAFGAGGNTAVQMRQSLHMPADDVVSKQGFENLIDTLNNVENVTLEVANKMYLANNLKLKSDYKSLTSGTFRSEATEIDTSKPAESAKVVNDWVDERTHHKIKDIVKEDDITSDTRMLLLNAVYFKGKWAKEFKKEGTQDKIFHVDAKTEKKVPTMFASGSYVYGELPDLKAKFVELPYENKDLKMVIIVPDEIEGLSAIQENLESFNHTRLAEAGSEREVQLYIPKFKIESTIDLKKPLEALGMTDMFSNAANFTGISDEPLKVGKVLQKAFIEVNEEGSEAAAVTDIGIELLAAITSDEDETLYVDRPFYIEIFNSKINVPLFVGSVIEP, encoded by the exons CTACAGTTATCTTGGCGTTAGCGCTGTGCGTGACCTGCACAATGGCCGAGGACAAGGCAGCTGAGCCGCTCAAGGCGGTCTCCGAAGGCACCGGACACTTTGCCACGAATTTCTTCAAG CAAGTGTCGGCGGAGAACAAGGGTAAGAACCTCATCAGCTCACCTCTGAGCGCCCACGTTGTCCTGTCGATGGCCGCCTTCGGGGCCGGTGGTAACACCGCCGTCCAGATGCGCCAGTCCCTTCACATGCCCGCCGACGACGTCGTCTCCAAGCAAGGATTCGAGAACCTCATCGACACCCTCAAC AACGTTGAGAACGTAACCCTGGAGGTCGCGAACAAGATGTACCTCGCCAACAACCTGAAGCTCAAGTCCGACTACAAGTCGCTGACCAGCGGAACCTTCCGCTCGGAAGCCACTGAGATCGACACCAGCAAGCCCGCCGAGTCCGCCAAGGTGGTCAACGACTGGGTTGACGAGAGGACCCACCACAAGATCAAGGACATCGTCAAGGAAG ATGACATCACCAGCGACACCCGCATGCTCCTGCTGAACGCCGTCTACTTCAAGGGAAAGTGGGCCAAGGAATTCAAGAAAGAGGGCACCCAGGACAAAATCTTCCACGTCGACGCCAAGACCGAGAAGAAGGTCCCCACCATGTTCGCCTCCGGCAGCTACGTCTACGGTGAACTTCCCGATCTCAAGGCCAAGTTCGTCGAGCTCCCGTACGAG AACAAAGACTTGAAGATGGTCATCATCGTGCCCGACGAGATCGAGGGCCTGAGCGCCATCCAGGAGAACCTCGAGTCCTTCAACCACACCCGTCTCGCCGAGGCCGGCTCCGAGCGCGAGGTCCAGCTCTACATCCCCAAGTTCAAGATCGAGAGCACCATCGATCTCAAGAAGCCCCTGGAAGCC CTCGGCATGACTGACATGTTCAGCAACGCCGCCAACTTCACCGGCATCTCCGACGAGCCACTCAAAGTAGGCAAGGTCCTTCAGAAGGCTTTCATCGAAGTGAACGAGGAGGGCAGCGAAGCCGCAGCCGTCACGG ATATTGGAATTGAGTTGTTGGCTGCAATCACTTCTGATGAAGATGAAACACTATATGTGGATAGACCGttttatattgaaatattcaacaGTAAAATTAATGTTCCACTCTTTGTAGGATCTGTAATTGAACCGTAA
- the LOC100122505 gene encoding serine protease inhibitor 3/4 isoform X6 — MRTPTVILALALCVTCTMAEDKAAEPLKAVSEGTGHFATNFFKQVSAENKGKNLISSPLSAHVVLSMAAFGAGGNTAVQMRQSLHMPADDVVSKQGFENLIDTLNNVENVTLEVANKMYLANNLKLKSDYKSLTSGTFRSEATEIDTSKPAESAKVVNDWVDERTHHKIKDIVKEDDITSDTRMLLLNAVYFKGKWAKEFKKEGTQDKIFHVDAKTEKKVPTMFASGSYVYGELPDLKAKFVELPYENKDLKMVIIVPDEIEGLSAIQENLESFNHTRLAEAGSEREVQLYIPKFKIESTIDLKKPLEALGMTDMFSNAANFTGISDEPLKVGKVLQKAFIEVNEEGSEAAAVTEVGMRTRIGHRVIGRKRIIANRPFFYTIYDSKANVGLFAGVVLDPLSK; from the exons CTACAGTTATCTTGGCGTTAGCGCTGTGCGTGACCTGCACAATGGCCGAGGACAAGGCAGCTGAGCCGCTCAAGGCGGTCTCCGAAGGCACCGGACACTTTGCCACGAATTTCTTCAAG CAAGTGTCGGCGGAGAACAAGGGTAAGAACCTCATCAGCTCACCTCTGAGCGCCCACGTTGTCCTGTCGATGGCCGCCTTCGGGGCCGGTGGTAACACCGCCGTCCAGATGCGCCAGTCCCTTCACATGCCCGCCGACGACGTCGTCTCCAAGCAAGGATTCGAGAACCTCATCGACACCCTCAAC AACGTTGAGAACGTAACCCTGGAGGTCGCGAACAAGATGTACCTCGCCAACAACCTGAAGCTCAAGTCCGACTACAAGTCGCTGACCAGCGGAACCTTCCGCTCGGAAGCCACTGAGATCGACACCAGCAAGCCCGCCGAGTCCGCCAAGGTGGTCAACGACTGGGTTGACGAGAGGACCCACCACAAGATCAAGGACATCGTCAAGGAAG ATGACATCACCAGCGACACCCGCATGCTCCTGCTGAACGCCGTCTACTTCAAGGGAAAGTGGGCCAAGGAATTCAAGAAAGAGGGCACCCAGGACAAAATCTTCCACGTCGACGCCAAGACCGAGAAGAAGGTCCCCACCATGTTCGCCTCCGGCAGCTACGTCTACGGTGAACTTCCCGATCTCAAGGCCAAGTTCGTCGAGCTCCCGTACGAG AACAAAGACTTGAAGATGGTCATCATCGTGCCCGACGAGATCGAGGGCCTGAGCGCCATCCAGGAGAACCTCGAGTCCTTCAACCACACCCGTCTCGCCGAGGCCGGCTCCGAGCGCGAGGTCCAGCTCTACATCCCCAAGTTCAAGATCGAGAGCACCATCGATCTCAAGAAGCCCCTGGAAGCC CTCGGCATGACTGACATGTTCAGCAACGCCGCCAACTTCACCGGCATCTCCGACGAGCCACTCAAAGTAGGCAAGGTCCTTCAGAAGGCTTTCATCGAAGTGAACGAGGAGGGCAGCGAAGCCGCAGCCGTCACGG AGGTTGGTATGAGAACACGCATAGGGCATCGAGTAATTGGCCGTAAGAGAATCATAGCGAATAGACCATTTTTCTACACGATATACGACAGTAAAGCCAATGTTGGCCTTTTCGCCGGAGTCGTCCTAGATCCACTGTCAAAGTAA